The following is a genomic window from Synechococcus sp. MW101C3.
ACGCCCCCAGCAGGCCCGCCAACCCATCGCCGCAGGCCATCACCAGCACCCCGGCCGCCACCGCATCACTGCGCTGCGGCCAGAACAGGGCCAGCAAGGTGGTGATGGCGGCGCCGTAGGCCACGGTGCCGTAGCTGGCGCGGCCCACGTCCTCCACCGCCGGCAGCAGGCGGAAGCGGTGGTTCAGCGCCGCCGCCACGGTGACCGCCGCCGCCGCCGGCAGGGCGATCCAGCGCTCGATTCCCAGCCCCCAGGCGATCAGCACCACAGGTCCGGTGCCGATGTGCAGCACCTTGCGGCTCCACTCCGCCCGTTGCGGCCAGCGCGCCCGGGTCTGCAACGCCAGCAGCACCACCAGCGCCAGCCACAACAGAACGGCGGCAACCCCGAGGGCCTGCCGCCATTCCTCGCCCAGCCCCTCCCACCAGAGCGGCAGCGCCAAGGGCCTCAGGCGGCCTGCTGGAAGTTGCTCATCAGCCGCAGCTTCATGATCGCCTTGGCCTCCAGCTGGCGCACCCGTTCGCGCGACACATTGATCGCGCGGCCGATCTCGGCGAGCGTGAGCGGCTCGGAGCCCTCCAGGCCGAAACGCAGCTTGAGGATCTTCTGCTCCCGCTCATTGAGCTGGGAGAGCCAGGCGCCCAGGTGCTCCTTCTGCAGGCTGCGGTCCATGTGGTCCATGGGCTCGTGGCTGGCCGGATCGGCGATCAGCTCACCCAGGGTGCTGCGGTCTTCCTCGCCGCGGGCGTGGGCGTCGAGGGAGGCACAGGGAGCGCTCTGGGCGATCAGCTCCTCCAGCTCGCGGGGCTCCATGCCCATGGCATGGGCCAGCTCCAGCCGGTTGGGCTGGCGGCCGAAGCGGTGCGACAGCTCGCGGGTGATGCGCCGCATCTTCGAGAGCTTCTCGGAGATGTGGATCGGCAGCCGGATCGTGCGGGCGCTGTTGTCGATCGCCCGGGTCATGCCCTGGCGGATCCACCAATAGGCATAGGTGGAGAACTTGTAGCCCATGGCCGGATCGAACTTGTCGACGGCGCGCTCCAGCCCGATCGCCCCTTCCTGCACCAGATCGAGCAGCTCGAGGCCCTGGTTCTGGTACTTCTTGGCGACGCTCACCACCAGCCGCAGGTTGGCGGCCATCATGCGGTCGCGGGCACGGGTGCCCATGCGGATCTGGTGCCGCTGCCGCACGGTGAGACTCTCGGGAGGCAATTCGAGCAGGCGTTTCATCCCCTGCACGTGATGCGCCAGTTCAATCTCTTCAGCCGCCGTAAGAAGTGGTACACGGCCGATGTTGCTGAGATACCAGCCGATCGAATCGACGCTCAAGCGCCCACTGGACCGCTGTTGACCCACCCGCGGCGGTGGCTTGATGCCGCCGCCCGCAGCCGAAGCTGCAGATGTGGATCGCGGAGGTGTCCCCATCACCCCGGCCTCCTGCTAGTTGTGGCCGGAACATAGCAGAGGCATACCGATGAAAGGGTAATGAATCGGTTACTTTCGCCACAAATAAGTCGTCACATCTTTGTTTCTCAATTATTCGCGCGCGGCGTGCCTGTTGTGGTGGCCTGTGTTTCGCCACGTTGAGCGGCGGCCGCCCGCCAGGGGCAGCGGCCGCCGCTGTGCGCAGACCCTGATCCGGGCTCAGGCGTTTGCTGAGGGTTGCAGCGAAGTGCGCCAGCCGTTGATCAGATCCAGCTGGGCGCAATGCTCCTCCCCTTCCGCCTGCCGTTGGATGAAGGTGCCGTCGGGTTGCATGTCCCAGGCGGCGACATTGTCATTGAGATACGTATCGAGCAGCCGATCCAGCACTAAGTGCTGGGCCGGATCCTTGATCGGTGCCACCGCTTCCACCCGCCGATCCAGGTTGCGGGGCATCCAGTCGGCGCTGCCGAAATACATTTCCGGTTCGCCGCCATTGCCGAAGCGGAACAGGCGGGAGTGCTCCAGGAAGCGCCCGATCACGCTCACCACCTTGATGTTGTCGCTCACGCCGGGCACGCCCGGCCGCAGGCTGCACATGCCCCGGATCACCAGCTCAACAGTGACCCCGGCCTGGGAGGCCGCATAGAGCAGGGCGATGATCGGCGGATCCACCAGCGAATTCATTTTTGCCCGGATCGAGCCGCCCAGGCCGGCGCGGGCATGGTCGATCTCACGCTGAATCAGCCCCTCCATGCCCTTGCGCAGCGTGACCGGCGCCACCAGCAGGCGGCGGAAGCTCTGCTGCTTGGAGAAGCCGGTGAGGTAGTTGAACAACTCCACCAGATCCTTGCCCAGGTCCTCGTTCGCCGAGAGCAGGCCGATGTCGGTGTAGAGGCTGGAGGTTTTGGAGTTGTAGTTGCCGGTGCCGATGTGCACGTAGCTGCGCAACCGCTCCTTCTCCTTGCGCACCACCAGCATGATCTTGGTGTGGGTCTTGAGGCCGAGCACCCCGTACACCACATGGACTCCGGAGCGCTCCAGCTGGCGGGCCCACTGGATGTTGTTGTCCTCGTCGAAGCGAGCCTTCAGCTCCACCAGCGCCATCACCTGCTTGCCGTTCTCGGCCGCCCGGATCAGCGCCGAAATGATCGGCGAATTCTTGGAGGTGCGGTAGAGGGTCATCTTGATCGCCATGACCGAGGGGTCATCGGCGGCCTGGTTGATGAATTCCTCCACCGAGGTGGCGAACAGGTCGTAAGGGTGGTGCAGCAGCACGTCGTTGCGGCGCAGCACCGCGAAGATGCTCTGGAAGTCTTCGGCCTTGAGTGAGCCATCCTCCAGGCGGCTCTTCTGGGTGCGTGCCAGGGCCACGTTGGTGCGGCCGATGTGCGGTTTGTCCTTGAGCTGGGGCAGGGGAATGGCCAGCAGGCTCATCAGGTCGTCGAGGCCCAGGGGGCCATTGATCCGGTAGAGGTCTTCCGGTTCCACATCGGTGGCTTCCACCAGCTGCTCCACCACTTCCTCGGGCATCTCATCGGCCACCTCCAGGCGCACCACCTCGCCGCCCCGCCGCCGCTTGCGCAGGCCTTCCTGCAGCGCCTCCATCAGATCGTCCGCCTCCAGATCCCGCAGTTCCAGGTCGGCGTCGCGGGTGATGCGGAAGAAGTAGTGCCCCTCGATCGTCATGCCGGGGAACAGCAGTTGCAGGTTGAAGGCCACCACCTGCTCGAGCGGCACGGCGCAGTACACCACGTCCTTGGCGTTGCGGCCGCTGAGCTCGGTGGGGATTTCCACGAAGCGCGGCAGGTTCTTCTGCGGCACCTTCACCCGGGCGAACTGCTGCTGGCCGGTGTCCGGATCGCGGATCAACGCCGCCACGTTCAGGCTCAGGTTGCTCATGAACGGAAACGGGTGCGCCGGATCCACCGCCAGCGGGGTGAGCACCGGAAAGATCGCCGTCTTGAAGTAGTCGTCGGCCCACTGTTTCTGGGCCTTGTTGAGCCGCTGGTAGTCGAGCAGGTGCACGCCGTGCTCCGCCAGGCTGCGCTTCATGTGGCCGCGATAGTGCGCCTGCTGCTGTTCCAGCAGCGGCCGCAGCCGCTCATGAATCGCCTGCAGCTGCTGCTTCGGGGTGAGACCGTCGTCGCTGAGGGTGTCCACACCCGCCTCCAGCTGCGACTTCAGCGAGGCCACCCTCACCATGAAGAATTCATCGAGGTTATTGCTGAAAATGGCGCTGAATTTCGCCTGTTCGAGCAACGGCGTGCGGGGATCGAGTGCCTGGGCCAGCACCCGGCTGTTGAAGGCGATCCAGCTCAGCTCCCGGTTGATGTAGAGCTCCGGGGCCACCACTGGTTCACGCATCACCCACTGCCCTCAGGACCTGTGCCGGCACCAACGTAGCCAGCAACCTGCATCACTTCTGTACAGCGGTTGCTTGCCTTTGCGCCCCGGCTTGGGGTAACCCAAAGGCGATCAGCACCGCCACGCCCGCCAGCAGCACGATGCTCAACCAGAACGGGCTCTTTTCGCCGATCAGTTCATAGGCCACCCCCGCCAGCGGCGGGCCGATGAAGCTGCCCAGGCTCTGCAGGCCCTGCAGGCTGCCCAGGGCAGCGCCCTGGCCGCCGCTGTCGAGCCGCCGCGACACCAGGCTGCGCAGGCTGGGGGTGACCAGACCGGTGCCCGCCGCCAGCACCGCCACCGCGATGAACACCAGCGGCTGGGCGGTGGCGGGAGTGGCCAACGGCACCAGCAGCGTGCCGGCGATCACCATGCCCAGCCCCGCCATCGTGAGCCGCCATTCGCCGAACCGCTTCACCAGCGGTCCGATCAGGCCCCCCTGCACCAGCGTGGCCACCACGCCCACCACCAGGAAGGCCGCGGCCGACAGGCCCGGCCCCCAGCCGAACATCTCCTTGAAATAGAGCACCAGCACGGCGGTGAAGCCGTTGAAGGCCAGGAAGAACAGGAAGAAGGCCAGGCACAGGCGCCGCACCTGCGAGTTGCTGAACACCTTGCTCAGCTGGCTGAGCGGGTTGAGCTCGCGCTTGCGCGGCAGCGCCTGGCGTGCTTCCGGTGGATGGGTTTCCGGCAGGGCGGTGAGCACCAGCACCAGGTTCACCGCCGCCACGGCCACGGCCACCAGCAACGGCAGGGTGAGGCTGATCTCCGCCAGCAGCCCCCCCAGGGCAGGGCCGAGCATGAAGCCCACCCCGAAGGCCACGCCGATCAGGCCGAAGGCCTTGGCCCGCTTCTCCGGTGGGCTGATATCGGCCAGCACGGCACCGGCGGTGGCGGCCGTGCCGCCGCTCACGCCATCGATCAGCCGCGCCACGAACAGCAGCGGCAGCGGCCAGGCACTGCCCGCCGGCCAGGGCACCGCCAGCGTGAGCGCAAAACCGCCCAGGCCGAGCACCGAGCCGGCCACACAGCCGGCGATCACGGGCCGCCGCCCGAAGCGGTCGCTGAGGGCGCCGATCAGCGGCGTGAACAGGAACTGGGCCAGGGCGTAACTGCCCGCCAGCAGCCCCAGCGTGCGGCCATCGCTGGTGAAGCTGGCCAGCAGAAAGGGCAGCAGCGGAAACACGATGCTCTCGCCCAGCCTGTC
Proteins encoded in this region:
- a CDS encoding dolichol kinase, giving the protein MPLWWEGLGEEWRQALGVAAVLLWLALVVLLALQTRARWPQRAEWSRKVLHIGTGPVVLIAWGLGIERWIALPAAAAVTVAAALNHRFRLLPAVEDVGRASYGTVAYGAAITTLLALFWPQRSDAVAAGVLVMACGDGLAGLLGASIASPSWTIAGQRKSLLGTSAMGLVSLAVLAALRLALQAGGGLGPSLPALVAIAAAAMLLEQFALLGIDNLAVPVAVGLLWRLLGAQA
- a CDS encoding RpoD/SigA family RNA polymerase sigma factor; the encoded protein is MGTPPRSTSAASAAGGGIKPPPRVGQQRSSGRLSVDSIGWYLSNIGRVPLLTAAEEIELAHHVQGMKRLLELPPESLTVRQRHQIRMGTRARDRMMAANLRLVVSVAKKYQNQGLELLDLVQEGAIGLERAVDKFDPAMGYKFSTYAYWWIRQGMTRAIDNSARTIRLPIHISEKLSKMRRITRELSHRFGRQPNRLELAHAMGMEPRELEELIAQSAPCASLDAHARGEEDRSTLGELIADPASHEPMDHMDRSLQKEHLGAWLSQLNEREQKILKLRFGLEGSEPLTLAEIGRAINVSRERVRQLEAKAIMKLRLMSNFQQAA
- the ppk1 gene encoding polyphosphate kinase 1 translates to MREPVVAPELYINRELSWIAFNSRVLAQALDPRTPLLEQAKFSAIFSNNLDEFFMVRVASLKSQLEAGVDTLSDDGLTPKQQLQAIHERLRPLLEQQQAHYRGHMKRSLAEHGVHLLDYQRLNKAQKQWADDYFKTAIFPVLTPLAVDPAHPFPFMSNLSLNVAALIRDPDTGQQQFARVKVPQKNLPRFVEIPTELSGRNAKDVVYCAVPLEQVVAFNLQLLFPGMTIEGHYFFRITRDADLELRDLEADDLMEALQEGLRKRRRGGEVVRLEVADEMPEEVVEQLVEATDVEPEDLYRINGPLGLDDLMSLLAIPLPQLKDKPHIGRTNVALARTQKSRLEDGSLKAEDFQSIFAVLRRNDVLLHHPYDLFATSVEEFINQAADDPSVMAIKMTLYRTSKNSPIISALIRAAENGKQVMALVELKARFDEDNNIQWARQLERSGVHVVYGVLGLKTHTKIMLVVRKEKERLRSYVHIGTGNYNSKTSSLYTDIGLLSANEDLGKDLVELFNYLTGFSKQQSFRRLLVAPVTLRKGMEGLIQREIDHARAGLGGSIRAKMNSLVDPPIIALLYAASQAGVTVELVIRGMCSLRPGVPGVSDNIKVVSVIGRFLEHSRLFRFGNGGEPEMYFGSADWMPRNLDRRVEAVAPIKDPAQHLVLDRLLDTYLNDNVAAWDMQPDGTFIQRQAEGEEHCAQLDLINGWRTSLQPSANA
- a CDS encoding MFS transporter, encoding MGWPRPSTRFCVFLTLLNDRLGESIVFPLLPFLLASFTSDGRTLGLLAGSYALAQFLFTPLIGALSDRFGRRPVIAGCVAGSVLGLGGFALTLAVPWPAGSAWPLPLLFVARLIDGVSGGTAATAGAVLADISPPEKRAKAFGLIGVAFGVGFMLGPALGGLLAEISLTLPLLVAVAVAAVNLVLVLTALPETHPPEARQALPRKRELNPLSQLSKVFSNSQVRRLCLAFFLFFLAFNGFTAVLVLYFKEMFGWGPGLSAAAFLVVGVVATLVQGGLIGPLVKRFGEWRLTMAGLGMVIAGTLLVPLATPATAQPLVFIAVAVLAAGTGLVTPSLRSLVSRRLDSGGQGAALGSLQGLQSLGSFIGPPLAGVAYELIGEKSPFWLSIVLLAGVAVLIAFGLPQAGAQRQATAVQK